The proteins below are encoded in one region of Paenarthrobacter ilicis:
- a CDS encoding PIN domain-containing protein produces MLSLAFEGAYRFIFSEAILMEIEANEEIKRVERGDSEEGAREKASHLVDRMRSSFGDSVVTNWEGLEGTYGLPDPDDEHVLAAAVVGGAGSIVTENYRDFPEEKIPAGIQVVSAKDFAFDTVSMRPDLGLHAVLAMSSRSGRKGTESSPEDILDTLNKLYGMDAATALIRDLF; encoded by the coding sequence TTGTTGTCGCTGGCATTCGAGGGCGCTTACCGCTTCATTTTTAGCGAGGCCATCCTTATGGAGATCGAGGCAAACGAAGAGATTAAGCGGGTAGAGCGAGGAGACAGTGAGGAAGGCGCGCGGGAAAAGGCCTCTCACCTGGTCGACCGCATGCGCTCCAGTTTCGGAGACTCCGTCGTAACGAATTGGGAAGGGCTCGAGGGGACCTATGGTTTGCCTGATCCCGATGACGAGCATGTGCTGGCTGCAGCAGTTGTGGGCGGCGCTGGCAGCATCGTGACAGAAAATTACCGCGACTTCCCTGAAGAAAAAATCCCTGCTGGCATTCAGGTGGTGAGTGCCAAGGACTTCGCCTTCGATACGGTGTCCATGAGGCCGGATTTGGGACTCCATGCCGTCCTGGCGATGTCCAGCCGGTCAGGGCGTAAAGGTACAGAGTCGTCGCCAGAGGACATTTTGGATACCTTGAACAAGCTGTACGGCATGGATGCGGCAACAGCACTTATTCGGGACCTCTTCTAA
- a CDS encoding helix-turn-helix domain-containing protein: MATSAATKETFLAPEVPQTGKIYSFMEAHAEKNGSRPSPQFFLSGVEAGDQVEIPHEIYEVLVKTVEAMRKGLAITITPSSMTLTTQQAAELLGVTRPTLVRLLDAGKIPFEKPGTHRRIKLEDVLAFKEVRKAEQYEALDSLGADDDENPEVATSRMKRARAVAAERRRQHKQ; encoded by the coding sequence ATGGCTACGAGTGCAGCGACCAAGGAAACCTTCCTCGCACCAGAGGTGCCCCAAACTGGCAAGATCTACAGCTTCATGGAAGCCCATGCCGAGAAGAACGGCTCTCGACCTTCTCCACAGTTCTTTCTCTCCGGCGTTGAAGCCGGCGACCAAGTTGAGATCCCCCACGAAATCTATGAAGTGCTCGTTAAAACCGTGGAAGCAATGCGTAAGGGCCTGGCCATTACCATCACCCCCAGTTCCATGACTTTGACTACGCAGCAGGCGGCGGAACTGTTGGGCGTCACGCGTCCGACACTTGTTCGCCTCCTGGATGCCGGAAAGATTCCCTTCGAAAAGCCTGGTACTCACCGGCGCATTAAGCTCGAAGACGTCCTGGCCTTCAAGGAAGTCCGAAAGGCGGAGCAATACGAAGCTTTGGATTCCTTGGGAGCAGATGACGATGAAAACCCTGAGGTAGCAACTAGCAGGATGAAGAGGGCCCGTGCTGTAGCGGCGGAGCGCCGCCGACAGCACAAGCAATGA
- a CDS encoding heme-degrading domain-containing protein has translation MSSPGRMAELRAQEEELVFASFDNHDAWRLGSLIANHAISAGLGVAIDIRRHNVVLFRCVLPGATADQEEWIRRKSNAVLRFEHSTQLLGEQFAERDPMGGGWLAREDYTLAGGSFPLRVRGAGVIGAITVSGLSSDEDHQLVVDGIRNYLKTAGA, from the coding sequence ATGAGCAGCCCCGGGCGAATGGCCGAGCTGAGGGCCCAGGAGGAAGAACTGGTCTTCGCATCGTTCGACAACCACGACGCCTGGCGGCTCGGTTCGCTGATCGCCAACCACGCCATCTCCGCCGGTCTCGGAGTCGCGATCGATATCCGACGCCACAACGTGGTGCTTTTCCGCTGTGTGCTTCCCGGCGCAACGGCTGACCAAGAGGAGTGGATCCGGCGGAAATCCAACGCTGTACTGCGCTTCGAACACAGCACCCAACTGCTGGGCGAGCAGTTCGCAGAACGGGACCCGATGGGCGGCGGCTGGCTTGCGCGGGAGGATTACACCCTTGCCGGAGGCTCATTCCCCCTTCGCGTCCGTGGTGCCGGCGTGATCGGCGCGATCACAGTGTCCGGGTTGAGCTCCGATGAGGATCACCAACTGGTGGTGGACGGGATCCGGAACTACCTGAAGACGGCAGGGGCTTAG
- a CDS encoding Gfo/Idh/MocA family protein: protein MTLNNGTSDGTIRWGILGTGFIAGLQTKDLKENGFTVQAVGSRSLDSSKAFAGQYGVATAHGSYEDLVADPLIDVVYIATPHPMHHANALLALNAGKHVLVEKSFTMNAREAQEIVDLAGSKGLVALEAMWTRFLPHMIRIRELISDGAIGEVRKVVASHNQSLPQDPAHRLNDPALGGGALLDLGIYPISFAIDILGVPSGIKASATMSATGVDRQTAAIFDYDGGAQALVDCELDAASANRAMVIGSKGYIDIEHTWYNPVPFTVYGADGEAVDRYDQPVNSRGMQFQAAEMERLVKAGEPAGTILPPSESVAIMAAMDEIRRQIGLSYSSDKMGEA, encoded by the coding sequence GTGACTTTGAACAACGGCACTTCCGACGGCACCATCCGCTGGGGCATCCTGGGCACCGGTTTTATTGCCGGACTGCAGACCAAGGATCTGAAGGAGAATGGCTTCACGGTGCAGGCTGTGGGGTCCCGTTCGCTGGACTCAAGCAAGGCGTTCGCCGGGCAGTACGGCGTGGCAACCGCGCACGGCAGTTATGAGGACCTGGTGGCTGATCCGTTGATTGACGTGGTCTACATCGCCACCCCGCACCCCATGCACCATGCGAATGCCCTGTTGGCCCTGAATGCCGGCAAGCACGTGCTGGTGGAGAAGTCGTTCACCATGAACGCCCGCGAAGCGCAGGAGATAGTGGATCTTGCCGGGTCCAAGGGCCTCGTTGCACTGGAGGCCATGTGGACGAGGTTCCTGCCGCACATGATCCGCATCCGCGAACTGATTTCTGATGGGGCCATCGGCGAGGTCCGGAAGGTGGTGGCCAGCCACAACCAGAGCCTGCCCCAGGACCCGGCGCACCGGCTCAACGATCCCGCCCTGGGTGGCGGGGCACTCCTGGACCTGGGGATCTATCCGATCTCCTTCGCGATCGACATCCTGGGCGTCCCCTCCGGCATCAAGGCCAGCGCCACCATGTCGGCCACCGGCGTGGACCGCCAAACGGCGGCGATTTTTGATTACGACGGCGGCGCGCAGGCTTTGGTGGACTGCGAACTCGATGCGGCCAGCGCCAACCGCGCCATGGTGATCGGTTCCAAAGGCTACATCGACATTGAGCACACCTGGTACAACCCTGTGCCATTCACGGTCTACGGCGCCGACGGAGAGGCGGTGGACCGCTACGACCAGCCCGTTAACAGCCGTGGCATGCAGTTCCAGGCCGCCGAGATGGAACGCCTGGTCAAGGCCGGCGAGCCCGCAGGAACCATCCTGCCACCCAGCGAAAGCGTCGCCATCATGGCGGCCATGGACGAGATCCGCCGCCAGATCGGCCTGAGCTACTCCTCTGACAAAATGGGTGAGGCATGA
- a CDS encoding biopolymer transporter Tol → MADAIRTLQPGQHCEVWIASVTGEAELVYSTDEILLEAPNWTLDGSSLILNGDGKLWRLDCEERTLEHIPLTGVPDLNNDHVLAPDGTTVFLSANDGHIYRAALSGGPATRITDDDGSFHFLHGVSPDGAQLAYVGIESGDFTQPGRLMTLASDGGATARVDVGSGHCDGPEYSPDGEWLFLNTESFTSAPGHAQLARIRTDGSDFQQLLTSDTVDWFPHLSPDGRFASYIRFPSGTEGHPADLPVAVVLVSTGDWTTPLHTWPLFGGQGTLNVNSWSPDSGRFAFVAYPHSDSPKD, encoded by the coding sequence GTGGCCGATGCGATCCGCACCCTTCAACCCGGCCAGCACTGCGAGGTGTGGATTGCGTCGGTGACCGGTGAAGCCGAGCTCGTTTACAGCACAGACGAGATCCTCCTCGAAGCACCGAACTGGACCCTGGACGGCAGCTCACTGATCCTCAACGGGGACGGGAAGTTGTGGAGGCTGGACTGTGAAGAACGGACCCTGGAGCACATACCCCTCACGGGCGTCCCGGACCTGAACAACGACCACGTCCTGGCCCCAGATGGCACCACCGTCTTCCTCTCCGCCAACGACGGCCACATCTACCGTGCCGCGCTTTCCGGTGGCCCCGCCACCAGGATCACGGACGACGACGGCTCCTTCCATTTCCTCCACGGCGTCAGCCCGGACGGTGCACAGTTGGCGTACGTGGGCATCGAGTCGGGCGACTTCACGCAGCCGGGGCGCCTGATGACCTTGGCGTCCGACGGCGGTGCGACCGCCCGCGTTGATGTTGGGTCCGGTCACTGCGACGGCCCTGAGTACTCGCCGGATGGAGAGTGGCTCTTCCTGAACACCGAGTCCTTCACCTCGGCGCCCGGCCATGCCCAGCTTGCCCGGATCCGGACCGACGGCAGCGACTTCCAGCAGCTCCTCACGTCCGATACCGTCGACTGGTTCCCGCACCTCTCCCCCGATGGGCGCTTCGCCAGCTACATCCGGTTCCCCAGCGGAACGGAAGGGCACCCCGCCGACTTGCCGGTCGCCGTCGTACTCGTTTCCACCGGGGACTGGACCACTCCCCTCCATACATGGCCACTTTTCGGCGGCCAAGGTACCCTCAACGTCAACAGTTGGTCGCCGGACTCCGGGCGCTTTGCGTTTGTGGCCTACCCGCATTCTGACTCACCAAAGGACTGA
- a CDS encoding sugar phosphate isomerase/epimerase family protein, whose product MPRPYTLFTGQWADLPFEEVAKLASGWGYDGLEIAVSGDHLDAWRWDEPGYVESKLAILEKYNLKVWAISNHLKGQAVCDDPIDFRHEAIVGSRVWGDGEPEGVRQRAAEEMKHTARLARALGVDTVVGFTGSSIWQYVAMFPPVPEKVIEAGYQDFADRWNPILDVFDENGVRFAHEVHPSEIAYDYWTTVRTLEAIGHREAFGLNWDPSHFMWQGIDPVSFIWDFKDRIYHVDCKDTKLRPTGRNTVMGSHLPWGDPRRGWDFVSAGRGDVPWESSFRALTAIGYNGPISIEWEDAGMDRLHGAPEALAALKKFDFPASQTSFDAAFSSKD is encoded by the coding sequence ATGCCCCGCCCGTACACCCTGTTCACCGGCCAGTGGGCCGACCTCCCCTTCGAGGAAGTCGCCAAGCTTGCCTCGGGCTGGGGCTACGACGGCCTGGAAATCGCCGTCTCCGGAGACCACCTCGACGCCTGGCGCTGGGACGAACCCGGCTACGTCGAGTCCAAACTCGCCATCCTGGAAAAGTACAACCTCAAAGTCTGGGCCATCTCCAACCACCTCAAGGGCCAGGCCGTCTGCGATGACCCCATCGACTTCCGCCACGAAGCAATCGTCGGCTCACGCGTGTGGGGCGACGGCGAGCCCGAAGGCGTCCGCCAACGTGCCGCCGAAGAAATGAAACACACCGCCCGCCTCGCCCGCGCCCTGGGCGTGGACACCGTCGTCGGGTTCACCGGCTCCTCCATCTGGCAATACGTCGCCATGTTCCCGCCCGTCCCCGAGAAAGTCATCGAAGCCGGATACCAGGACTTCGCCGACCGCTGGAACCCCATCCTGGACGTCTTCGACGAAAACGGGGTCCGCTTCGCCCACGAAGTCCACCCCAGTGAGATCGCCTACGACTACTGGACCACCGTCCGCACCCTCGAAGCGATCGGACACCGCGAAGCGTTCGGCCTGAACTGGGACCCCTCCCACTTCATGTGGCAAGGCATCGACCCCGTGTCCTTCATCTGGGACTTCAAAGACCGGATCTACCACGTGGACTGCAAGGACACCAAGCTCCGCCCCACCGGCCGGAACACCGTCATGGGCTCCCACCTGCCCTGGGGCGATCCCCGCCGCGGCTGGGACTTCGTCTCCGCCGGACGCGGCGACGTGCCCTGGGAATCCTCCTTCCGCGCCCTCACCGCAATCGGCTACAACGGCCCCATCAGCATCGAATGGGAAGACGCAGGCATGGACCGCCTCCACGGCGCCCCCGAAGCCCTCGCAGCACTCAAGAAGTTCGACTTCCCCGCCTCGCAAACCAGCTTCGACGCCGCCTTCAGCAGCAAGGACTAG
- a CDS encoding Gfo/Idh/MocA family protein gives MTTPAHSSDPAPASDAPKHTTQPLGVAAIGYAFMGKAHSNAWRNVASFFDVPAFEQKVLVGRDATGVAEAATKYGWAEAATDWREVIERDDIHIIDICAPGWMHAEIAIAALEAGKHVLVEKPLANTLAEAELMTAAAAKARKRGVQSMIGFNYRRVPALALAKELIAEGRLGTVRHVRAAYLQDWLSDPESPMTWRLRKETAGSGALGDIASHAIDQVLFLLGDAVTEVSGRLQTFVDKRPGTSDSAGGLEDVTVDDAAWATLTLASGAIASVEVSRVATGQKNSLKLEIYGSAGSLTFDLENLNELMFLDATVPVREQGFRRILVNEPEHPYLEAWWPQGHIIGWEHTFTHQIRDFLTAIAAGEAPSPSFQDGLNVQHILAAVEESAAAKSSLIQLSAQPTSTTNEGA, from the coding sequence ATGACCACCCCCGCCCATTCATCCGATCCCGCCCCGGCATCGGATGCCCCAAAGCATACGACGCAGCCGCTGGGTGTGGCCGCTATCGGCTACGCCTTCATGGGCAAGGCCCACTCGAATGCGTGGCGGAACGTGGCCAGTTTCTTCGACGTCCCGGCCTTCGAACAAAAAGTCCTCGTAGGCCGGGACGCTACCGGCGTGGCAGAGGCCGCCACCAAATACGGCTGGGCCGAAGCAGCCACCGACTGGCGGGAGGTGATCGAACGCGATGACATCCACATCATCGACATCTGCGCACCCGGCTGGATGCACGCCGAAATCGCCATCGCCGCGCTGGAAGCCGGCAAGCACGTCCTGGTTGAAAAGCCCCTGGCCAACACCCTGGCCGAAGCCGAACTCATGACCGCAGCCGCCGCGAAAGCCCGCAAGCGTGGCGTCCAGTCCATGATCGGCTTCAACTACCGCCGCGTCCCGGCCTTGGCCCTTGCCAAAGAACTCATCGCCGAAGGCCGCCTCGGCACCGTCCGGCACGTCCGCGCCGCCTACCTCCAGGACTGGCTGAGCGATCCCGAATCCCCCATGACTTGGCGCCTCCGCAAGGAGACCGCAGGCTCCGGCGCGCTCGGCGACATCGCCTCGCACGCCATCGACCAAGTCCTCTTCCTGCTGGGTGACGCCGTCACCGAGGTCTCCGGCCGCCTGCAGACGTTCGTGGACAAGCGCCCCGGAACCAGTGATTCCGCAGGCGGGCTGGAGGATGTCACGGTGGACGACGCCGCCTGGGCCACGCTGACACTCGCCTCCGGAGCAATCGCCTCGGTAGAGGTTTCCCGTGTAGCGACGGGCCAGAAGAACTCCCTCAAACTCGAAATCTACGGCTCGGCCGGATCACTGACGTTCGATCTGGAGAACCTGAACGAGCTCATGTTCCTGGACGCCACCGTCCCGGTCCGCGAACAGGGCTTCCGCCGCATCCTGGTCAACGAACCCGAGCACCCCTACCTCGAGGCATGGTGGCCGCAGGGCCACATCATCGGCTGGGAGCACACCTTCACCCACCAGATCCGGGACTTCCTCACCGCTATTGCGGCCGGCGAGGCGCCATCGCCTTCCTTCCAGGACGGCCTGAACGTCCAGCACATCCTCGCAGCCGTGGAAGAGTCCGCCGCCGCGAAAAGCTCACTGATTCAACTGTCCGCACAGCCAACCAGCACCACCAACGAAGGAGCCTGA
- a CDS encoding Gfo/Idh/MocA family protein, translating into MSFAPSTRKGPVGVAVIGAGNISKQYLDNLTTFPDVKVLVIADLFEEAAKARAEEYGIPEFGAPELALNHPDVEIIVNLTIPAAHVEVATAAVNAGKHVWTEKPFSLDRESGLGLLKAADAAGIRLGTAPDTFLGAGLQTARRIIERGDIGTPLTGLTTFQTPGPESWHPNPAFLFSHGAGPLFDMGPYYLTALIQTFGSVRKVAAVGSAAKKTRVIGSGPKAGEEFAVEVPTHVSAMAQFEGGQSSHSVFSFESPRLRMGFVEITGSEATLSLPDPNYFDGDLKLWRPGAEEPEIIPATGPANGRGLGVLDMARALRAGTAHRATGDLAYHVLDSMVSISESVESGSFVDVTSNAPASEAVPEDWAPESATL; encoded by the coding sequence ATGAGCTTCGCACCGTCCACCCGCAAGGGTCCTGTCGGCGTCGCAGTCATCGGCGCAGGCAACATCTCCAAGCAGTACCTGGACAACCTCACCACGTTCCCGGACGTGAAGGTCCTGGTGATCGCCGATCTCTTCGAAGAAGCCGCCAAGGCACGGGCCGAGGAATACGGCATCCCGGAGTTCGGTGCCCCTGAACTGGCACTGAACCACCCCGACGTCGAGATCATTGTGAACCTGACCATCCCGGCGGCGCACGTTGAAGTGGCCACGGCAGCGGTCAACGCCGGCAAGCACGTGTGGACGGAGAAGCCCTTCTCCCTGGACCGCGAGTCCGGGCTTGGGCTGCTCAAGGCTGCGGACGCCGCAGGGATCCGCCTGGGCACGGCACCGGACACGTTCCTGGGTGCCGGGCTGCAGACGGCCCGCCGGATCATTGAACGCGGTGACATCGGTACGCCGCTGACCGGTTTGACCACGTTCCAGACGCCGGGCCCTGAGTCCTGGCACCCCAACCCGGCGTTCCTCTTCTCCCACGGGGCCGGACCGTTGTTCGACATGGGCCCGTACTACCTCACGGCCTTGATCCAGACGTTCGGATCGGTCCGCAAGGTGGCCGCCGTCGGTTCCGCAGCGAAGAAGACCCGAGTGATCGGTTCCGGTCCCAAGGCCGGCGAGGAATTCGCCGTCGAGGTCCCTACCCACGTCTCCGCCATGGCGCAGTTCGAGGGTGGACAGTCCTCGCACAGCGTGTTCAGTTTCGAATCGCCGCGCCTGCGAATGGGTTTCGTGGAGATCACCGGCTCGGAGGCCACGCTGTCACTGCCGGACCCCAACTACTTCGACGGCGACCTGAAGCTGTGGCGTCCAGGAGCTGAGGAACCGGAGATCATTCCGGCCACGGGACCGGCCAACGGCCGCGGCCTGGGCGTGCTGGACATGGCCCGTGCCCTTCGTGCCGGCACCGCACACCGTGCCACGGGGGACCTGGCCTACCATGTGCTGGACAGCATGGTCTCGATTTCGGAGTCCGTCGAATCCGGCTCGTTCGTGGACGTAACCAGCAACGCGCCCGCGTCGGAGGCCGTCCCTGAAGACTGGGCCCCGGAATCAGCCACCCTCTAG
- a CDS encoding sugar phosphate isomerase/epimerase family protein has protein sequence MSYSLQLYTLRNAIQEDLPGTIKKVAEIGFTQVEPYNFVATASELGAALKENGLTAPSGHAPLLSQDQDEIFAAAKELGITTVIDPFLPAEHWQDAETIQGTAAKLNAAAKKGAEYGITVGYHNHAWELESSIDGQTALEYFEGLLDPEVVLEVDTYWVAVGGQDPVELLARLGDRVKLIHIKDGPGNTDTKAQQPAGQGTIPVLDVIAAAKSLEVGVVEFDDYSGDIFQGITESLNYLTAATSADAAEGATA, from the coding sequence ATGTCTTACTCACTCCAGCTGTACACCCTCCGCAATGCCATCCAGGAGGATTTGCCTGGAACCATCAAGAAGGTGGCAGAGATCGGCTTTACGCAGGTTGAGCCATACAACTTTGTTGCCACAGCGTCCGAGCTGGGCGCAGCCTTGAAAGAGAACGGGCTGACTGCTCCGTCCGGCCACGCACCCTTGCTGAGCCAGGACCAGGATGAGATCTTTGCCGCCGCCAAGGAACTGGGCATCACCACGGTCATTGATCCTTTCCTTCCTGCGGAGCACTGGCAGGACGCGGAAACCATCCAGGGAACCGCGGCCAAGCTCAACGCTGCGGCCAAGAAGGGCGCTGAATACGGCATCACCGTGGGCTACCACAACCACGCGTGGGAGCTGGAGTCCAGCATCGATGGCCAGACGGCCCTGGAGTACTTCGAAGGACTGCTGGACCCCGAAGTTGTGCTGGAAGTGGACACCTACTGGGTGGCCGTCGGTGGGCAGGACCCCGTTGAACTGCTGGCGCGTTTGGGAGACCGCGTGAAGCTCATCCACATTAAGGACGGCCCGGGCAACACCGACACCAAGGCGCAGCAACCCGCCGGACAGGGCACCATCCCTGTGCTGGACGTCATCGCGGCAGCAAAGTCGCTGGAAGTGGGCGTAGTGGAATTCGACGATTACTCCGGTGACATCTTCCAGGGCATCACCGAGTCCTTGAACTACCTGACCGCAGCAACAAGCGCCGACGCCGCAGAAGGAGCCACAGCATGA
- a CDS encoding carbohydrate ABC transporter permease produces MSAVLHAHPESGPALGVTETGKPRRVLSEAGMRGRWWRFVLILAITAIVLIPIMVTVILAFTPGPNSTATGLTFENLANVFNGTLAATWLQNSLVTTLSTVVVSVAVAAPAGYVLSRGRSKAVSGYSLLLFVMQSLPIITSVVPLFILFAGMGLVDNLLGITIIYVGSTMTVATWMMAAYFDSIPISLEEASWIDGCSVFGSFTKVVLRNSLPGILSTAIFAFLLAWNDYLVAIVFLRSNEIFTLPMGVQSFFQQNATDWTSVMALAVVMMLPPIIVFATLNKYFSVGGIGGSLAGR; encoded by the coding sequence ATGAGCGCTGTACTCCACGCCCACCCCGAGTCCGGCCCGGCACTGGGCGTCACAGAAACCGGCAAGCCGCGCCGGGTGCTCTCCGAGGCCGGCATGCGCGGACGCTGGTGGCGGTTCGTCCTGATCCTGGCCATCACGGCGATCGTCCTCATTCCCATCATGGTCACCGTGATCCTGGCCTTCACCCCCGGCCCCAACAGCACGGCCACCGGCCTGACGTTCGAGAACCTGGCCAACGTCTTCAACGGAACCCTGGCCGCTACCTGGCTGCAAAACAGCCTGGTGACCACGCTCTCCACCGTGGTGGTCTCCGTAGCAGTGGCAGCACCGGCAGGCTATGTCCTGTCCCGCGGCCGCAGCAAGGCAGTTTCCGGCTACTCACTGCTCCTCTTCGTGATGCAGTCCCTGCCGATCATCACGTCCGTGGTTCCGCTGTTCATCCTGTTCGCAGGGATGGGCCTGGTGGACAACCTGCTGGGCATCACCATCATCTACGTTGGCTCCACCATGACCGTTGCCACCTGGATGATGGCCGCCTACTTCGACTCCATCCCCATCAGCCTCGAGGAAGCCTCCTGGATTGATGGATGCTCGGTGTTTGGCTCGTTCACCAAAGTGGTGCTGCGCAACTCATTGCCCGGCATCCTGTCCACCGCGATCTTCGCCTTCCTCCTGGCCTGGAACGACTACCTGGTGGCCATCGTGTTCCTGCGCTCCAACGAAATCTTCACCCTGCCCATGGGCGTGCAGTCCTTCTTCCAGCAGAACGCCACCGACTGGACCTCCGTCATGGCCCTGGCCGTGGTGATGATGCTCCCGCCAATCATCGTTTTTGCCACCCTGAACAAGTACTTCAGTGTGGGCGGCATCGGTGGCTCCCTCGCCGGCCGCTAA
- a CDS encoding carbohydrate ABC transporter permease, with protein sequence MSSTTTASGLSRARRGLAPGGSGASPGKRKSKLSAQTTRTFFWLLLPSVVLLVLIHGYPLIHAAVQATHDGDLLQTGNFVGGENFASVLSSPAFWKAAQFTLWFTIVGVFGSWLVGLGLALLLRTKIPAGNTFKVLLLLPWVVPIVVSSTAWNWLVATPDSLVPALFRSLGLGTPLFLADPTLASITVMVFKVWVSFPFMMMMISAALASVDGTVYEAASMDGASKWQQFTQITLPLIARSTYISWILMTIFCVNDFPTIYLLTGGGPVSATTSLVVLAYRTVFQDFATGPGVAIAFLMTMTLVVISVLLYRQIRKSSVE encoded by the coding sequence ATGTCTTCCACCACCACAGCGTCAGGCCTCTCCCGGGCCCGCCGGGGGCTCGCCCCCGGCGGCTCGGGGGCCTCCCCCGGCAAGCGCAAGAGCAAGCTCAGTGCGCAGACCACCAGGACCTTCTTCTGGCTGTTGCTCCCCTCCGTGGTCCTGCTGGTCCTGATCCACGGCTACCCCTTGATTCACGCGGCCGTCCAGGCAACCCACGATGGCGACCTGCTGCAGACCGGCAACTTTGTGGGCGGCGAGAACTTCGCGTCCGTACTGTCCTCTCCGGCCTTCTGGAAAGCCGCCCAGTTCACCCTCTGGTTCACCATTGTGGGTGTGTTCGGCTCCTGGCTGGTGGGGCTGGGACTTGCCCTCCTGCTCCGGACCAAGATTCCGGCAGGAAACACCTTCAAGGTTCTCCTGCTCCTGCCTTGGGTTGTGCCGATTGTGGTCTCCTCCACGGCCTGGAACTGGCTGGTGGCCACCCCGGACAGCCTGGTTCCCGCACTCTTCCGGAGCCTGGGCCTGGGGACGCCGCTGTTCCTTGCGGATCCAACGCTTGCCTCCATCACTGTGATGGTGTTCAAGGTGTGGGTGTCTTTCCCCTTCATGATGATGATGATTTCCGCGGCGCTGGCTTCCGTGGATGGAACGGTTTACGAAGCCGCCAGCATGGACGGCGCCTCCAAATGGCAGCAGTTCACGCAGATCACCCTGCCGCTGATCGCCCGGTCCACCTACATCAGCTGGATCCTCATGACGATCTTCTGCGTCAATGACTTCCCCACCATCTACCTGCTTACTGGCGGCGGACCCGTCAGCGCCACCACCTCCCTGGTGGTCCTTGCCTACCGCACGGTCTTCCAGGACTTCGCTACCGGCCCAGGCGTTGCCATCGCCTTCCTCATGACCATGACCCTGGTGGTCATCTCGGTCCTCCTGTACCGCCAGATCCGAAAGTCGAGCGTCGAATAA